In a single window of the Nodularia spumigena CCY9414 genome:
- a CDS encoding DUF2811 domain-containing protein: MNATVSIFTEIPETLHESLKNYLETHPDWDHNRVLTAALSLFLLQNGESDRRAARVYLETLFHNC; encoded by the coding sequence ATGAACGCAACAGTTAGTATCTTTACAGAAATTCCCGAAACACTACATGAATCCCTCAAGAATTACTTAGAAACACACCCTGATTGGGATCACAATCGAGTGCTGACGGCTGCTTTGTCCCTGTTTTTACTCCAAAATGGCGAGAGCGATCGCCGCGCCGCCCGCGTATATTTAGAAACATTGTTTCATAATTGTTAA